Proteins from one Mycobacteriales bacterium genomic window:
- a CDS encoding ferrochelatase, with the protein MSPEYDALLLLSFGGPEGPEDVLPFLENVVRGRGVPRERLLDVAEHYTHFGGVSPINDQNRALLAAIREVVDLPVHWGNRNWHPLVEDTVAAMRDDGVRRALVFVTSAYTSYSGCRQYQDDLVRARAAVGADAPELDKLRHYFNHPGFVEPAADGVRAALESLPDARLVFTAHSIPQSMEDASGPGGHLYSAQLREASRLVAEAVRGPGAEFDVVWQSRSGPPSVPWLEPDVNDHLCALAEAGTGSVVVSPIGFVSDHVEVLWDLDEEAAATAAKLGLGYARAATVGTDPRFVAMVRELVDERRSGAPARALGPMGPSHDVCPFDCCPAPRRRPIPNP; encoded by the coding sequence GTGAGCCCCGAGTACGACGCGTTGCTGCTGCTGTCCTTCGGCGGTCCCGAGGGACCCGAGGACGTCCTGCCGTTCCTGGAGAACGTGGTCCGGGGCCGCGGCGTCCCGCGGGAGCGGCTGCTGGACGTGGCCGAGCACTACACCCACTTCGGCGGGGTCTCGCCGATCAACGACCAGAACCGGGCCCTGCTGGCGGCGATCCGGGAGGTCGTCGACCTGCCGGTCCACTGGGGCAACCGGAACTGGCACCCGCTGGTCGAGGACACCGTCGCGGCGATGCGCGACGACGGCGTACGGCGGGCGCTGGTGTTCGTGACCTCGGCCTACACGTCGTACTCGGGATGCCGTCAGTACCAGGACGACCTGGTCCGGGCCCGGGCCGCGGTGGGGGCGGACGCGCCGGAGCTGGACAAGCTGCGGCACTACTTCAACCACCCCGGGTTCGTCGAGCCGGCCGCGGACGGCGTCCGGGCCGCGCTGGAGTCGCTGCCGGACGCCCGGCTGGTGTTCACCGCGCACTCGATCCCGCAGTCGATGGAGGACGCCAGCGGCCCGGGCGGGCACCTCTACTCCGCGCAGCTGCGGGAGGCGTCCCGGCTGGTCGCGGAGGCCGTCCGGGGGCCGGGCGCGGAGTTCGACGTGGTCTGGCAGTCGCGGTCCGGTCCGCCGTCCGTGCCCTGGCTGGAGCCGGACGTCAACGACCACCTCTGCGCGCTGGCCGAGGCCGGGACCGGGTCGGTGGTGGTCTCGCCGATCGGGTTCGTCTCCGACCACGTCGAGGTGCTCTGGGACCTGGACGAGGAGGCGGCGGCGACCGCGGCCAAGCTCGGGCTCGGGTACGCCCGGGCCGCCACCGTCGGCACCGACCCACGGTTCGTCGCGATGGTCCGCGAGCTCGTCGACGAGCGCCGGTCCGGGGCGCCGGCCCGCGCGCTCGGCCCGATGGGTCCGAGCCACGACGTCTGCCCGTTCGACTGCTGCCCCGCCCCCCGCCGCCGCCCGATCCCCAACCCCTGA
- the fabI gene encoding enoyl-ACP reductase FabI — MGLLDGKRLLITGVITDASIAYSVARVAIEQGATVVLTGFGRMSLVERVAKKLPGPAPVVELDVTSPEAMASLPERVREHVDGIDGVLHSIGFAPASCLGGGFLDTPWEDVATAVHVSTYSLPALAKAALPLLPERGGSIVGLTFDATISWPAYDWMGVAKAGMESAARYTARELGPRGIRVNLVAAGPLRTMAARSIPGFKRFEDVWDERAPLGWDITDPEPVARTCVALFSDWMPAVTGEIVHADGGFHATGV, encoded by the coding sequence ATGGGTCTGCTCGACGGCAAGCGGCTGCTGATCACCGGCGTGATCACCGACGCCTCGATCGCGTACTCGGTGGCCCGGGTGGCGATCGAGCAGGGCGCCACGGTCGTGCTCACCGGCTTCGGCCGGATGTCGCTGGTGGAGCGGGTGGCCAAGAAGCTGCCCGGGCCGGCGCCGGTGGTCGAGCTCGACGTGACCAGCCCGGAGGCGATGGCCTCGCTGCCGGAGCGGGTCCGCGAGCACGTCGACGGGATCGACGGCGTGCTGCACTCGATCGGGTTCGCGCCGGCGTCCTGCCTGGGCGGCGGCTTCCTGGACACGCCCTGGGAGGACGTCGCCACCGCGGTGCACGTCTCGACGTACTCGCTGCCGGCGCTGGCGAAGGCCGCGCTGCCGCTGCTGCCGGAGCGGGGCGGCTCGATCGTCGGGCTCACCTTCGACGCCACGATCTCCTGGCCCGCGTACGACTGGATGGGCGTGGCCAAGGCCGGGATGGAGTCGGCGGCCCGGTACACGGCGCGCGAGCTCGGCCCGCGCGGCATCCGGGTCAACCTGGTCGCGGCCGGCCCGCTGCGGACGATGGCGGCCCGGTCGATCCCGGGATTCAAGCGCTTCGAGGACGTCTGGGACGAGCGGGCGCCGCTCGGCTGGGACATCACCGACCCGGAGCCGGTCGCCCGCACCTGCGTGGCGCTGTTCTCGGACTGGATGCCGGCGGTGACCGGCGAGATCGTGCACGCCGACGGCGGGTTCCACGCGACGGGCGTGTAG
- the fabG gene encoding 3-oxoacyl-ACP reductase FabG: MTRSVLVTGGNRGIGLAIARAFADQGDKVAVTHRGQGAPEGTFGVQCDVTDSAAVDAAFTAVEAEQGPVEVLVSNAGMTDDTLLLRMSEDQFTRVLDANLTAAYRLSKRAAGKMLRARTGRIILVSSVVALTGSPGQTNYAAAKAGLIGFGRSLAKELGSRGITVNIVLPGFVQTDMTAALPEAQIATIKSQVALQRLATPEEVAGVVTFLASEAAGYVTGAVVPVDGGLGMGH, encoded by the coding sequence GTGACCAGATCCGTGCTCGTCACCGGCGGCAACCGGGGCATCGGCCTCGCCATCGCCCGCGCCTTCGCCGATCAGGGTGACAAGGTCGCGGTCACGCACCGGGGTCAGGGCGCGCCCGAGGGCACGTTCGGGGTGCAGTGCGACGTGACCGACAGCGCCGCAGTGGACGCCGCGTTCACCGCGGTCGAGGCGGAGCAGGGGCCGGTCGAGGTGCTGGTCTCCAACGCCGGCATGACCGACGACACGCTGCTGCTGCGGATGAGCGAGGACCAGTTCACCCGGGTCCTGGACGCCAACCTGACCGCGGCGTACCGGCTGTCGAAGCGGGCCGCGGGCAAGATGCTGCGGGCCCGCACCGGCCGGATCATCCTGGTCTCCTCGGTGGTCGCGCTGACCGGCAGCCCGGGCCAGACCAACTATGCGGCGGCCAAGGCCGGGCTGATCGGCTTCGGCCGGTCGCTGGCCAAGGAGCTCGGCTCCCGCGGCATCACGGTCAACATCGTGCTGCCCGGCTTCGTGCAGACCGACATGACCGCGGCGCTGCCGGAGGCGCAGATCGCCACCATCAAGAGCCAGGTGGCGCTGCAGCGGCTGGCGACGCCGGAGGAGGTCGCGGGGGTGGTCACGTTTCTCGCGTCGGAGGCGGCCGGCTACGTCACCGGCGCCGTGGTGCCGGTGGACGGCGGACTGGGGATGGGGCACTAG
- a CDS encoding NADPH:quinone oxidoreductase family protein, whose product MRCIQIRRFGGPEVLEVADVPEPSPAPGRQVYEVTAAGVNYADTHQTEDSYLAPQTLPLVPGAEFAGIGADGRRVVGLLGGGGYAERVLAADVMTWPIPDGVDDGAALSVVLQGVTAWHALRTCAHLAAGETVVVHAAAGGVGTVAVQLAKAWGAGRVIALASSAEKRELALSLGADEAVDPAVDDLTAALRAANGGRRVDVVLEMTGGAAFDASLRALAPFGRLVTYGQASRETPASIDPTNLMAHSTAVIGFWLAHGFRDPARWLTPGITELLAMLADGRLTAVVGGTYALGDVADAHRALRDRSSTGKLVLDPRR is encoded by the coding sequence GTGCGCTGTATCCAGATTCGTCGGTTCGGTGGGCCGGAAGTGCTCGAGGTCGCCGACGTCCCGGAGCCGTCGCCGGCCCCGGGCAGGCAGGTCTACGAGGTCACCGCGGCCGGCGTGAACTACGCCGACACGCACCAGACCGAGGACTCGTACCTGGCCCCGCAGACGCTGCCGCTGGTGCCGGGGGCCGAGTTCGCCGGGATCGGGGCGGACGGCCGCCGGGTGGTCGGCCTGCTCGGCGGCGGCGGGTACGCCGAGCGCGTGCTGGCCGCGGACGTGATGACCTGGCCGATCCCGGACGGGGTCGACGACGGCGCCGCGCTGTCGGTGGTCCTGCAGGGAGTGACGGCCTGGCACGCGCTGCGCACCTGCGCCCACCTGGCCGCGGGCGAGACCGTCGTCGTGCACGCCGCGGCCGGCGGGGTCGGCACGGTCGCCGTCCAGCTGGCCAAGGCCTGGGGCGCCGGCCGGGTGATCGCGCTCGCGTCCTCGGCCGAGAAGCGCGAGCTGGCGCTGTCGCTGGGCGCCGACGAGGCCGTCGACCCGGCCGTCGACGACCTCACCGCGGCGCTGCGGGCGGCCAACGGCGGCCGCCGGGTCGACGTGGTGCTGGAGATGACCGGCGGGGCGGCGTTCGACGCCAGCCTGCGGGCGCTGGCGCCCTTCGGCCGGCTCGTCACGTACGGGCAGGCGTCCCGGGAGACCCCCGCATCCATCGACCCGACCAACCTGATGGCCCACTCGACCGCGGTGATCGGCTTCTGGCTGGCACACGGCTTCCGGGACCCGGCCCGGTGGCTGACGCCGGGCATCACCGAGCTGCTGGCGATGCTGGCCGACGGGCGGCTGACCGCGGTCGTCGGCGGGACGTACGCGCTGGGTGACGTGGCCGACGCGCACCGTGCCCTGCGGGATCGGTCCTCGACCGGGAAGCTGGTGCTCGACCCCCGCCGGTGA
- a CDS encoding NUDIX hydrolase, whose protein sequence is MDGVVRQLSTREVYRNPWLSLREDEVRRPDGSDGVYSVVDKPDFALVIPAEAGGFHLVEQYRYPVGGRFWEFPQGTAAGGAVLPPAELARAELAEETGLRAGSLVQLGHLHCAYGMSSQGFDVFLATDLTPGPTAREVTEQDMRQRLVGRDEFEEMIRTGRITDDSTLAAYALLLMREAGRL, encoded by the coding sequence ATGGATGGTGTGGTCCGGCAGCTCTCGACCCGCGAGGTCTACCGCAACCCCTGGCTGTCGCTGCGGGAGGACGAGGTCCGCCGGCCGGACGGGTCCGACGGGGTCTACTCGGTGGTCGACAAGCCGGATTTCGCGTTGGTCATCCCGGCCGAGGCGGGCGGCTTCCACCTGGTCGAGCAGTACCGCTACCCGGTCGGCGGGCGGTTCTGGGAGTTCCCGCAGGGGACCGCGGCCGGGGGCGCCGTGCTGCCGCCGGCCGAGCTGGCCCGGGCCGAGCTGGCCGAGGAGACCGGGCTGCGGGCCGGGTCGCTGGTGCAGCTCGGCCACCTGCACTGCGCGTACGGGATGAGCAGCCAGGGGTTCGACGTCTTCCTCGCCACCGACCTGACGCCCGGGCCGACCGCGCGGGAGGTGACCGAGCAGGACATGCGGCAGCGGCTGGTCGGCCGGGACGAGTTCGAGGAGATGATCCGGACCGGGCGCATCACCGACGACAGCACGCTGGCCGCGTACGCGCTGCTGCTGATGCGCGAGGCCGGCCGGCTCTAG
- a CDS encoding VWA domain-containing protein, with product MTRTFLSPGWLWLLAAVVALLALYVVLQWRRRAYAVRFANLDLLGKLAPKRPGWRRHLAFAALLLALSSLTVGMAKPTKDTKVPRDRATVMMAIDVSLSMRAEDVSPNRLEAAQAAAKEFVGLLPPRINLGLVTFSGTATVAVSPTTDRASVLRAIDGLQLAERTAIGEAIFSCLDAVKTFQAQLQGTDPTEGNAPARVVLMSDGSNTWGRSPEQAVGAAKQQQIPVSTIAFGTDTGFIDLEGQRVVVPVDHEKLKQIADGTGGSYYAAASAEELSNVYRDLGSQIGYTTERREITTWFVGIGLLFAFAAAGVSLAWSNRLL from the coding sequence GTGACCCGTACCTTCCTCTCGCCCGGGTGGCTCTGGCTGCTCGCCGCGGTCGTGGCACTGCTCGCGCTGTACGTCGTGCTGCAGTGGCGCCGCCGGGCGTACGCGGTCCGCTTCGCGAACCTGGACCTGCTCGGCAAGCTGGCGCCGAAGCGGCCGGGCTGGCGGCGGCACCTGGCCTTCGCCGCGCTGCTGCTGGCGCTGTCCTCGCTGACCGTCGGGATGGCCAAGCCGACCAAGGACACGAAGGTCCCGCGGGACCGGGCCACGGTGATGATGGCGATCGACGTGTCGCTGTCGATGCGGGCCGAGGACGTCTCGCCCAACCGGCTGGAGGCGGCCCAGGCCGCGGCCAAGGAGTTCGTCGGGCTGCTGCCGCCGCGGATCAACCTCGGGCTGGTGACGTTCTCCGGCACGGCCACGGTCGCGGTCTCGCCGACCACCGACCGGGCCTCGGTGCTGCGCGCGATCGACGGCCTGCAGCTGGCCGAGCGGACCGCGATCGGGGAGGCGATCTTCTCCTGCCTGGACGCGGTCAAGACGTTCCAGGCCCAGCTGCAGGGGACCGATCCGACCGAGGGGAACGCGCCGGCCCGGGTCGTGCTCATGTCCGACGGCAGCAACACCTGGGGCCGCAGCCCCGAGCAGGCCGTCGGCGCGGCCAAGCAGCAGCAGATCCCGGTCTCCACGATCGCGTTCGGCACCGACACCGGGTTCATCGACCTGGAGGGCCAGCGGGTGGTGGTGCCGGTCGACCACGAGAAGCTCAAGCAGATCGCGGACGGCACCGGCGGCAGCTACTACGCGGCGGCCTCGGCCGAGGAGCTGAGCAACGTCTACCGCGACCTCGGCAGCCAGATCGGTTACACCACCGAGCGCCGCGAGATCACCACCTGGTTCGTGGGCATCGGCCTGCTGTTCGCGTTCGCGGCGGCCGGCGTGTCGTTGGCCTGGTCCAACCGATTGTTGTGA
- a CDS encoding DUF58 domain-containing protein, which translates to MTVPSEAAGPAARAASLRDAGPAEAAAVLRRLELTVRRRLDGLLQGNHLGLVPGPGSEAGESRDYHPGDDVRRMDWAVTARTTIPHVRQTIADRELETWAVVDLSPSLDFGTARCEKRDLAIAAVAAVAHLTGKGGNRFGAVVTTGETLHRIPAQSGRVHSTMLLRKLVAMPRSAKGNRGDLAAALEALRRPPRRRGFAVVISDFLGDLDWERSMRALAVRHDVLAVEVLDPIELGLPAVGLLTLVDPESGRLLEVQTGKKQLREDYAAAATAQRAEIAAALRRAGASHLQLRTDRDWLVDMVRFVAARRRGASGGALR; encoded by the coding sequence GTGACCGTTCCCTCCGAGGCGGCCGGACCGGCCGCGCGCGCGGCGAGCCTGCGCGACGCCGGTCCGGCCGAGGCCGCGGCGGTGCTGCGCCGGCTGGAGCTGACCGTGCGCCGCCGGCTGGACGGGCTGCTGCAGGGCAACCACCTCGGTCTGGTCCCCGGTCCGGGCAGCGAGGCGGGGGAGTCCCGCGACTACCACCCGGGCGACGACGTCCGGCGGATGGACTGGGCGGTCACCGCCCGGACCACCATCCCGCACGTACGGCAGACCATCGCCGACCGCGAGCTGGAGACCTGGGCCGTCGTCGACCTCTCGCCCAGCCTCGACTTCGGCACCGCCCGCTGCGAGAAGCGCGACCTGGCCATCGCCGCGGTCGCCGCGGTGGCCCACCTGACCGGCAAGGGCGGCAACCGGTTCGGCGCGGTCGTCACCACCGGCGAGACGCTGCACCGGATCCCGGCCCAGTCCGGCCGGGTGCACTCCACCATGCTGCTGCGCAAGCTGGTCGCGATGCCGCGCTCGGCCAAGGGCAACCGGGGCGACCTGGCCGCCGCGCTGGAGGCGCTGCGCCGGCCGCCGCGCCGGCGCGGGTTCGCGGTGGTGATCTCCGACTTCCTCGGCGACCTGGACTGGGAGCGCTCGATGCGGGCGCTGGCCGTCCGGCACGACGTGCTCGCGGTCGAGGTGCTCGACCCGATCGAGCTCGGGCTGCCCGCGGTCGGGCTGCTCACGCTGGTCGACCCGGAGAGCGGCAGGCTGCTGGAGGTCCAGACCGGCAAGAAGCAGCTGCGGGAGGACTACGCGGCCGCCGCCACCGCGCAGCGGGCCGAGATCGCCGCCGCCCTGCGCCGGGCCGGCGCCTCCCACCTCCAGCTCCGTACGGACCGGGACTGGCTCGTCGACATGGTCCGCTTCGTGGCCGCGCGCCGGCGCGGCGCCTCCGGAGGAGCACTGCGGTGA
- a CDS encoding MoxR family ATPase — MVETAVGGGPAHTPARDAQLLERALFEVKRVIVGQDRMVERMLVCLLAKGHCLLEGVPGVAKTLAVETLAAVAGGTFSRLQFTPDLVPSDIVGTRIFKPGSDRFDTELGPVFANFVLTDEINRAPAKVQSALLEVMSQGQVSIGGTTYPMPRPFLVMATQNPIESEGVYPLPEAQRDRFLMKVVVDYPTGEEEREIVYRMGVKAPVADQVLSPADLIRLQEAASHVFVHHALVDYVIRLVLSTRTPADHGMTDVAGWVAYGASPRASLGMIAASRALALMRGRDYVLPQDVLDIAPDVLRHRLVLSYDALADGVPAEHVVHRVLQSVPLPQVTPRQRAAGGPYGSQGQGYAPATGATPAMPPSGPPTGQQPSRPPEQLSNGPGEERSA; from the coding sequence ATGGTCGAGACAGCGGTCGGGGGCGGTCCGGCCCACACTCCGGCGCGGGACGCGCAGTTGCTGGAGCGCGCGCTGTTCGAGGTCAAGCGGGTGATCGTCGGGCAGGACCGGATGGTCGAGCGGATGCTCGTCTGCCTGCTGGCCAAGGGCCACTGCCTGCTCGAAGGCGTGCCCGGTGTGGCCAAGACGCTCGCGGTCGAGACGCTCGCGGCGGTCGCCGGCGGCACGTTCTCCCGCCTGCAGTTCACCCCGGACCTGGTCCCCTCCGACATCGTCGGCACCCGGATCTTCAAGCCCGGCTCGGACCGCTTCGACACCGAGCTCGGCCCGGTGTTCGCGAACTTCGTGCTCACCGACGAGATCAACCGGGCGCCGGCCAAGGTGCAGTCCGCCCTGCTCGAGGTCATGTCGCAGGGGCAGGTCTCGATCGGCGGCACCACGTACCCGATGCCGCGGCCGTTCCTGGTGATGGCGACGCAGAACCCGATCGAGTCCGAGGGCGTCTACCCGCTGCCCGAGGCGCAACGTGACCGGTTCCTCATGAAGGTCGTGGTGGACTACCCGACCGGCGAGGAGGAGCGGGAGATCGTCTACCGGATGGGGGTCAAGGCCCCGGTCGCGGACCAGGTGCTGAGCCCGGCCGACCTGATCCGCCTGCAGGAGGCGGCCAGCCACGTGTTCGTGCACCACGCGCTGGTCGACTACGTGATCCGGCTGGTGCTCTCGACCCGGACGCCGGCCGACCACGGGATGACCGACGTCGCCGGCTGGGTGGCGTACGGCGCCAGTCCGCGGGCGTCGCTCGGCATGATCGCCGCGTCCCGGGCGCTGGCCCTGATGCGCGGCCGGGACTACGTGCTGCCCCAGGACGTGCTGGACATCGCGCCGGACGTGCTGCGGCACCGGCTGGTGCTCTCCTACGACGCGCTGGCCGACGGCGTCCCGGCCGAGCACGTCGTGCACCGGGTGCTGCAGAGCGTCCCGCTGCCCCAGGTCACGCCGCGGCAGCGGGCGGCCGGCGGGCCGTACGGGTCGCAGGGCCAGGGCTACGCGCCGGCCACCGGCGCCACCCCGGCCATGCCGCCGTCCGGGCCCCCGACCGGCCAGCAGCCGAGCCGGCCGCCGGAGCAGCTGTCCAACGGTCCCGGCGAGGAGCGCAGCGCGTGA
- the moaA gene encoding GTP 3',8-cyclase MoaA encodes MTAPGKLVDRFGRVATDLRVSLIDRCSLRCSYCMPEEGLAWLPKATLLTDDEIVRVVRVAVSLGVTEVRLTGGEPLLRRGVPALVARLAALEPRPELSITTNGILLGRDAKALAEAGLDRVNVSLDTLDAARFKQITFRDKHAAVLAGLAAARDAGLTPVKVNSVLLRGANDDEAPQLLGWALREGFQLRFIEQMPLDAQHGWDRSVMVTADEILDRLQAVYDLAPVPDPDRGSAPAETWAVLDGPGRADWPDRQPRVGVVGAVTRPFCGDCDRVRLTADGQLRNCLFATTESDLRAALRDGADDAEIARRFIASVGGKKAGHGIDGPDFRQPDRPMSAIGG; translated from the coding sequence GTGACGGCACCCGGAAAGCTGGTCGACCGGTTCGGCCGGGTCGCGACCGACCTGCGGGTCTCGTTGATCGATCGCTGCTCGCTGCGCTGCTCGTACTGCATGCCTGAGGAAGGCCTGGCCTGGCTGCCCAAGGCGACCCTGCTGACCGACGACGAGATCGTCCGCGTGGTGCGGGTGGCGGTTTCCCTGGGCGTCACCGAGGTCCGGCTCACGGGCGGCGAGCCGCTGCTGCGCCGCGGCGTGCCGGCGCTGGTGGCCCGGCTCGCGGCGCTCGAGCCACGGCCGGAGCTGTCCATCACCACGAACGGGATCCTGCTCGGCCGGGACGCGAAGGCCCTGGCCGAGGCGGGTCTGGACCGGGTCAACGTCTCGCTCGACACACTGGACGCGGCCCGCTTCAAGCAGATCACCTTCCGGGACAAGCACGCGGCCGTGCTGGCCGGCCTGGCCGCCGCCCGGGACGCGGGGCTGACCCCGGTCAAGGTCAACTCGGTGCTGCTGCGCGGGGCCAACGACGACGAGGCGCCGCAACTGCTGGGCTGGGCGCTGCGCGAGGGCTTCCAGCTCCGGTTCATCGAGCAGATGCCGCTGGACGCCCAGCACGGCTGGGACCGGTCCGTGATGGTCACCGCCGACGAGATCCTCGACCGGCTGCAGGCCGTGTACGACCTGGCGCCGGTCCCGGACCCCGATCGGGGCAGCGCCCCGGCCGAGACCTGGGCGGTGCTCGACGGCCCGGGCCGGGCGGACTGGCCGGACCGGCAGCCGCGGGTCGGCGTCGTCGGCGCGGTCACCCGGCCGTTCTGCGGCGACTGCGACCGGGTCCGGCTGACCGCCGACGGGCAGCTGCGCAACTGCCTGTTCGCGACGACCGAGAGCGACCTGCGGGCGGCGTTGCGGGACGGCGCGGACGACGCCGAGATCGCCCGCCGATTCATCGCCTCGGTGGGTGGCAAGAAGGCCGGGCACGGGATCGACGGGCCGGATTTCCGGCAGCCGGACCGTCCCATGTCGGCAATCGGCGGATGA
- a CDS encoding NlpC/P60 family protein — protein sequence MTTIAALTVTLVPHIAEARPHDPGNGAITAAQQAKNKKAAEVGRLTGLVAKADGEASRAQDRAELAVEKYNKAVVDLDTATKKAAAAKADVGRSAKAVLAARADFAKFARNSYMQGSTVGSAATALLDSESPTDLLQRADLLDYAGKHKLDVMGQLQRANVKKANSESTARQLLAAQKAATDRAEKLKVEAAREVADARAKLSALQGQKAQLNAQLEAARVKLNGLYAERARYQAYKKAQAEAAAREAARQRALKAAAAARDAAAAAAQASQSSQSSRPSRSSGSGSRSVSVPRWNGGGGWSASKGQRVADIALQWLGTPYSWGGGNAGGPTWGQGGPTGFDCSGLALWAWAQVGVSLPHYSGYQFNSGQHISRSNLMPGDLVFWAYNTSDPGSIHHVAIYIGGGRIVQAPQTGDVVKISYMWSNGYIGAARPGS from the coding sequence GTGACCACGATCGCCGCCCTGACCGTCACGCTCGTTCCGCACATCGCGGAAGCACGGCCGCACGATCCGGGCAATGGTGCGATCACCGCCGCGCAGCAGGCCAAGAACAAGAAGGCGGCCGAGGTCGGCCGGCTCACCGGCCTGGTCGCGAAGGCCGACGGCGAGGCCAGCCGGGCCCAGGACCGGGCCGAGCTGGCGGTGGAGAAGTACAACAAGGCCGTCGTGGACCTCGACACCGCCACGAAGAAGGCCGCCGCCGCCAAGGCCGACGTCGGCAGGTCGGCCAAGGCCGTGCTGGCCGCCCGCGCGGACTTCGCCAAGTTCGCCCGCAACAGCTACATGCAGGGCAGCACGGTCGGCTCCGCCGCCACCGCCCTGCTGGACTCGGAGAGCCCGACCGACCTGCTGCAGCGGGCCGACCTGCTCGACTATGCCGGCAAGCACAAGCTCGACGTGATGGGCCAGCTGCAACGGGCCAACGTCAAGAAGGCCAACTCCGAGTCCACCGCCCGGCAGCTGCTCGCGGCCCAGAAGGCGGCGACCGACCGGGCCGAGAAGCTGAAGGTCGAGGCCGCCCGCGAGGTCGCCGACGCCCGCGCCAAGCTGTCCGCGCTGCAGGGTCAGAAGGCCCAGCTCAACGCCCAGCTCGAGGCCGCCCGGGTCAAGCTCAACGGCCTGTACGCCGAACGCGCCCGTTACCAGGCCTACAAGAAGGCCCAGGCCGAGGCGGCGGCCCGCGAGGCCGCCCGACAGCGGGCGCTGAAGGCCGCGGCGGCGGCCCGGGACGCGGCAGCCGCGGCGGCGCAGGCCTCGCAGTCCTCGCAGTCCTCCCGCCCCAGCCGGTCCAGCGGCAGCGGCAGCCGTTCGGTCAGCGTGCCGCGCTGGAACGGCGGTGGCGGCTGGTCGGCGTCCAAGGGCCAGCGGGTGGCCGACATCGCCCTGCAGTGGCTCGGCACGCCGTACTCCTGGGGCGGCGGCAACGCCGGCGGCCCGACCTGGGGCCAGGGTGGCCCGACCGGCTTCGACTGCTCCGGGCTGGCGCTGTGGGCCTGGGCCCAGGTCGGCGTCTCGCTGCCGCACTACTCCGGCTACCAGTTCAACTCCGGGCAGCACATCTCCCGGTCGAACCTGATGCCGGGCGACCTCGTCTTCTGGGCGTACAACACCTCGGACCCGGGCTCGATCCACCACGTCGCGATCTACATCGGCGGCGGCCGGATCGTGCAGGCGCCGCAGACCGGAGATGTGGTCAAGATCTCCTACATGTGGTCCAACGGCTACATCGGGGCAGCCCGGCCCGGATCGTGA
- a CDS encoding NAD-dependent protein deacetylase: MVVRATAAGQERQPRDPLSAARDLDTLTDLVAAGDVLVLSGAGISTESGIPDYRGPSSAARRASPMTGKTFTGDPVARRRYWARSHLGWGLIDRARPNDGHRAVAELQRHGLLTGVITQNVDGLHQAAGATEVIDLHGRLDRVRCLDCGCRTDRDELAARLDAANADWHATAAGINPDGDVELADGALDGFRLVDCTACAGVLKPDVVFFGETVPPERVEHCYDALARSRTLLVLGSSLTVMSGHRFVLRAARDGRPVAIVNQGATRGDRYAAVTVDAPLGAVLPALVARIAAPS; the protein is encoded by the coding sequence ATGGTCGTCCGGGCAACAGCGGCCGGCCAGGAACGGCAGCCGCGGGACCCGCTGAGCGCGGCCCGGGACCTCGACACGCTGACCGACCTGGTCGCCGCCGGCGACGTCCTGGTCCTGTCCGGCGCGGGCATCTCCACCGAGTCCGGCATCCCCGATTACCGCGGCCCGTCCAGCGCCGCCCGGCGGGCGTCGCCGATGACCGGGAAGACCTTCACCGGAGACCCGGTCGCGCGGCGCCGCTACTGGGCCCGCAGCCACCTCGGCTGGGGCCTTATCGACCGGGCCCGGCCCAACGACGGGCACCGCGCCGTGGCCGAGCTGCAGCGGCACGGCCTGCTCACCGGCGTCATCACGCAGAACGTGGACGGCCTGCACCAGGCCGCCGGCGCCACCGAGGTGATCGACCTGCACGGCCGGCTGGACCGGGTCCGCTGCCTGGACTGCGGCTGCCGGACCGACCGCGACGAACTGGCCGCCCGGCTGGACGCGGCCAACGCCGACTGGCACGCGACCGCGGCCGGCATCAACCCCGACGGCGACGTCGAGCTGGCCGACGGCGCGCTGGACGGGTTCCGGCTGGTCGACTGCACCGCCTGCGCCGGCGTGCTCAAGCCGGACGTGGTGTTCTTCGGGGAGACGGTGCCGCCGGAGCGGGTCGAGCACTGCTACGACGCGCTGGCCCGGTCCCGGACCCTGCTCGTCCTCGGCTCCTCGCTGACCGTCATGTCCGGGCACCGGTTCGTGCTGCGGGCGGCTCGGGACGGGCGCCCGGTGGCGATCGTCAACCAGGGCGCGACCCGCGGCGACCGGTACGCGGCGGTCACCGTCGACGCCCCGCTCGGAGCCGTCCTGCCGGCCCTCGTGGCCCGCATCGCGGCCCCGAGCTAG